The stretch of DNA CCTCAAACTCTTCCTCACTGAACGCAGCGCCGTCACCAAACACTGACTGGAACTGTGCGTTGAGGACCTCCGCCTGTGCTATTGGGTCGGACGTCAGCTGGCCATCCTTCTTCAGAGGTGCAACACCGGTGCCGGTAGATTTCTGGTTCTTCATATACGTCCAGAAACGCTTGTTCTTTCCAGCTCTTTCCGGGTCATCTTCACCTGTGAAGATGTTGTTGAGGTATTTCCAGTAGCTGTGGCGCAACCGCCGCTGTACTTCCCTACGCAGCTGTTTCATGTAGGTTTTGAGGTCGTTGGAGCCGAGTTTCTTCATGTTGCGGTAGGCTCGGTCTTTTCTGTTGATCAGACTTTGCAGGTCAGCGGTCACCCAGGGCTGACTGACTTTAGGCCGGGACATCTTGTGTGGCACAGACGTCTTCACTGCTTTCTGGAGCTTTTCCTTGAAGGTTGTCCATAGCTCCTCTGTAGTGGCAGTGTCCTGTATCTGTTGAAGGTCGGTGCTCAGTTCTGTGGCAGCCTGCCGCAGCGTTGGCCAGTCAGCTCTGTTGTACAGGGGAATCTCTCGCTGCTGTTGCTTCTTTCTTGGTATGCAGATGTTGAATTCGCAGTATGGGATGTTGTGGTCAGACAGGCCGGGAACAACTTCCACGCGTGGGACGAGCTGGGGACAATTCGTTAGGAAGAGATCCAACGTGTTGTCGTCTCTGGTCGGCTCCTTCACAAGCTGCTCTAGGCCGTTGTCGTAGACGATGTTGATAAAGTCATTATGGAGTCTCGGGCAGGGAGATTTGCTCTTAATAGTTCCAGTGTTCCAATCCATGCCTGGAAAGTtgaagtcacacacacacacacacacagacatacacacacacacacacacacacacacacacacacacacacacacacacacacacaggatctctctctctctctctctctctatctctctatctctttctctatctatcTCACTTACCCATTCCGGTCTGTCAcgaatctctctgtctcttaatACAAGTATTAACAAGTATtaagtgtgtctctctgtctgtctgtcggtgtgcaTGCGTCAGTGTCTGTGATCATATTTACGGAACGTTATGTTTTTGTCAGGCCGTGTTTGCTTAATACGTCTCGTGCACTGAGTATATTGATTTGCACGGCCCTGAAAATTGCTTGTATTACAGCTCTCTGCAGAAACAAATATTTGATTTGCTAGGCCCTGAAAAAATGCTTGTATTAATTATATCTGTCTGTAGAAACAAGATGTTAGGATACGATTGTGGTAATTTGTATGGGGGTGAGGGGGTatgtaattatgtgtgtgttcgacaaTGACATTGCCGATGGATTCTCTGATAAAAACCAACCTTCAATGTTTGCTCCTCCCTTCCAACGTCACCCATCCCGCtcctccttctcccccccccccctccacctcgCCACCATTACCACTGCCCGACCCCTTCTGCCTCATTATCTCAGTAATTTAATTCCCGGGATTCGATTTTGTGATTTGGGTCTCTCGCTGCCATGACTACGGTTATAACATTCAACGAAGCTTCTAATTGGGTAGGTAGACAATTCTCCTCGCTCTCAGAATTGCTGCTTTTAAAAAATTGACCAGGGAAAAAGCTGTAAAATTCGTTCTGTTTTAATGTTTTTTGGGAACTCCTCTCTTTACTTTTAGAGTCGATGAGGCGAGAATAGAATTATTTCCATGGAAAGTTGAAATATTCGTTCTGTTTTAATGGTTTTTAGGAACTTCTTTCTTCAGTTTTCAAGTCGATGAGACGAGACTAGAATTATTTTCATGGCAAGTTGTAGTGTGGATGTCTGTCCGTGTGTTCGTTTGTCGTTCTGGTGCAATGCCAGAACGCGAGACTAAGAACGGACAGTGTCAAAACGATATGACATGGCTCCCACGTATTTCCAAATACCGTATATATCTCATATTTAACGTTATACCGAAACGTTTAACACTtccttaaaacacacacacacacacacacacacacacacatacacacacatacacacacacacacatacacacacaatttaaCATGACATACCAGAAAAAAATGCAGTCTTCATGATTAAAACACTTACCactcaaaaaagattgaaagaTTTAAAGTATCGCTTGCACACTGGATGTCCGTTCTACAAGCCACGTAACGTCAGAGGTCGACTAAAACTCGTATTAATATAAGGTGGCTGGCGAAAACTACAAGAGAGTGCGTTTTCCAGCGCGTTCCATCGTAAAACAAGAAGAATTCAAATGTAAATGGATGATAGATGTATgttatttgcatttttgaccaaaatatgacactCAACACAGATGTCGACAGTTATTGTTCACCTAACAATGGCTAACGCGGTATCACAGAACGATGGCTGTCTAGGTCAGTGGACAATGtcatgattttgtcaaaaatgcAAATAATATATGAAAACGGAAAGAATAAGAGAGTGAGATAAGAAGTGGAATTTGTTCAATCGTTGCTTTTTAGTCGGTTTGCTCACAGGCCTTTGCTGCGCATGTCAATCAatacataggggaagggctcctaatatggaccggctcctaatatggaccacctcctgttctgacaaactaacggcgctagagcgctcaaaacaatttcattggctgtattcaccctctctggataactttcacatgtcaaaacagttgcagaaacacaaacctgaaaaccgttaggctttttctctttttttcacttttggcagggttcactctaaatttgccgcctaaaacggactcgtttctgtccacagccaaagtttttatcacacaaaaattgctacatatgacagctaagaccgtatttgttacattttagcagtgctGACcacgagtttctactgcaaacaaaaaataatagcaaaatctcaaagtatgtgtgagtcccctaatatggaccaccttcaacaaatcgaagaaaataaaagctaaatgctattttcattaattcattcagaagcttgctggaaataacctataactagccttcgagatttaaaaaaaatatcacaaatagtcttctttttgtggaagttgataatttcacttattttcactctgtttttgatgagtttctttagtttcctggtgtgcttcaaataatgctttcatcaacccgaaacagataaatctaaagcatattttgattagtctgacttgcacactaagttgtatcatgttattctGAAGTATCGGGGAATTTGTACAGTGATTCGAGAAGGCCGCTttagtggtccatattaggcgcccaggctcctaatatggaccttttttttttcttctgtatttaatttttgctgaatatatatcaaagctatttcactctaattaggcctagcggttaacctaagagagaaggactaccaaacacaaaatgaaacttcttcgcaagaaaacaagctagttatcagcatgaatcaaaaagtggtccatattaggagcccttcccctacacttTTACTGAAATGTTATTACAAATTAATGTCTCACGTTTACTAAAGTGTTAACAAAGGATCCACACATAATAACAGCGTGCTAAATAGAGACAGCCAATTATGCAAGactcaaaataaagaaaagacaaTTGTGTTCTGTTTTAATTGCTAGTCACTACATCTTTTCAATGAGATTGAACTAGGATGACGCCACTTGAGAAACATATAATAACACGTCATGGATCTTACAAATCGAAAACAAaactaataatttgttttaaatgtgcgATGCACCACACGAAAATAAACGATCCCTTAGCAGAAATATCTCCCCCCCCTACCCCTCAAAAAAGCATTTATATTGAGAGAGAAattgttatctgtgtgtgtgcttttgcgaatgtgtgcgcgcgcgtgtgtgtgtgtgtgtgtgtgtgtgtgtgtgtgtgtgtgtgtgtgtgtgtgtgagtgagcgcgCACGCGTCATTGTGTGGGAATGTGGAAGCGCATGCACGCGTTTGTTTACCCGTACTTATTGGCCTTCATAGGGTGGGAGCTGATAATGACAGAAAGGTgatcaagtcacacacacacacacacacgcacacacacacacacatgcacgcacgcacgcatgtacgcacgcacacacacacaacgacacacacacacaacggcacacacactcacactcacacacacacacgaccttcCCCCCAACATCCcaacctccacacacacacctacacaaaaTACACGACATACCACATCTCTTTAGTCCACGCCCGCCTCTGGCTACTCCAGCCATCATTTAATGGGCTAACGATTTAACGTAAGGCCCCCCAAAAACAAaattctgtttacggtatcccgaccgactctattttttcgcgcgaccctagactttttttttggcatttgggggagaaaaaaaaagtttttttggcaaaataacttaaaaatatgtttttttgggggaaaaaaattaaaattccgacctaccgaccctatttttgtggcctatgttaccgtaaacagactattttgttattgttgcctAAGCCACCCAGAGCTATATAAGGTCTGGCACTACAGTTGGACACAGAGGTCCGTTCTGAAAGCCACGCACACCGCCGCTATCCACAGACGCACGTGAATTAGCAAACTCTGTTCTTCAAATTATCGGACTTGCCAGCTTCTTTTTGTTATCGTTGTTGAGCGTACCATTCATTATCACTCGAGGGGCACCTAACACGCGCAACTCCTATAGAGTAGGTGGATCTGTGAAGATTACGTGTTGGAATCTAAACCATCACGGTAGCATATTCATAAATATATTCGTCTTTGGAGAATATTGTGCGTCGTGAAAACTGGCAAGCAAACTGTTTTCTCACATATTTGTATTGTCGTTCTGGCGTGGACATTCTGAAAATCATCTGCCGATTCTTGTTATTGATTTTTTAAACGAATATCTGTGTCAGTTTATCAATTGTCAACAATGATGACTGATGCATGTGAGTAATTTTCAAGCAAGTAACTGTCGTCTTtttttatgggggccaggaggcccccatttatACGGTTAGTTTCGAAggtgaccatgggcagcgccattttgttgtgaaatacgtcatcagtttgtgtacacaggaagttgtgacatccgtcaccctttgggaggggtgaaggcaacattgttcatcagtagaaagttgtgaaatccgtcaccctatgggaggggtgaaggcaaaattggtcatcaccgagtttgtgtaacacaggaagttgtgaaatacgtcaccctatgggaggagtgaaggcaaaattgttcaacaaaaacgaaGGTATCATAGGTCTaaatgtgcagggtcaaccgcaacaaactcaaaccattcatactacACTGCatctgagtgacttatataccaacattttatttcttattttcagcacaggtataggaaaaatcatgaacaaaaatgttatttattttctaatttaacatttgttttacaaatgtcaccatggtctttcaaacattgttatgttaaaaaaaaagaagcttttgtgcacacatcagaaaatacattgtacattttacctacaggccaaacagtgtctgtggcaaaggacccagcaagttgcactgatctatatatttagatcagtggcaagttgtcaagaacaggcgcttgcatttggatgtgtccactgatagttggtttggttgtgatcaatcagaataatgtgggaataaaaatgtatgacagtttggtatgatgacatgtattTCACacatgctgaaatgtaatattatacatgatataatattattatggctgttgccatgaccatgaaccccaagaaaggtttaatgttatgtaaatcaaaataccaaaatcaagcacctattaatctggtctacggcgcgggaagattgaggccttcgtaaacgttcaacgttggccaataatgattttaacaatgttgtgtcgttttgtattatgttttattttgttgatcaattgataaatatgtcttcccaacatatcacaaatcaaacagaaataaagtcttagagaactacaataattattgttgccgtcaaaaccttgcaaggcctcaaccgttctcacgagatcagttacattttttttctctctctctctctctgtctgtatgtatgtctttgtctgtgtctccctctgagtctctccgcttctgtctttctatctctgtctatgtgtgtgtgtgtgtgtctctctctctctccctctcgctttctctctctctctcatctgactcttggcacacaggtcaaagcagaggttaacttgagtgcacgtgtacctagcaggaggggtgggtgggtgatttcttgaattagctgagggcggtgaacatgtgtcgttgtttgccgttgtcatgagaacagttacttttgttttgtttcgttttttcctccaaatttttgcatttttacaacaggcttttctgtttcatctctcatacatggtgtcaattggaaaaaaaaaccggAACATCACAGAAGTAacttatctcgtgagaacggtagtgcACTAGGTTTAGGAAAAAACAAGACAGTACCTTATCTCTTTCAACCCGTATGGGGCCCttcaacatgtgacagactgacaaattCACCGAACCCATTTGGTTCTTTGAGAGAATTTTTCCGTGAAAACCTTTTCAGTGCCTCAGGGTCAGCTCAGGGTCAGTGTCATAAGAACCTACATGTATGGCCGGACGAAGCCATGTTAACGGAAGGGATATAAGACCGTTTTCAGCGGATGTTCACACAgctaaaacctgattttcttgcagttgctttgtctgcaatgccttagaactctacaaatagttaagtttttcgcgtttgtgttgtaatttgcaagcaaacatcgtacatagtaaagttaatcgactttggtacaatttgtaaaaactagggcattatggggcggggatatagctcagttggtagcgcgctggatttgtattcagtatTCAGTTgcccgctgtcagcgtgagttcgatcccaggttcggcggaaatttatttcagagtcaactttgtgtgcagactctcttcggtgtccgaactccccccccgtgtacactacattgggtgtgcacgttaaagatcccacgattgacaaaagggtctttcctggcaaaattgcttaggcacagttaataattgtctacctatacccgtgtgacttggaataataggccgtgaaaggtaaatatgcgccgaaatggctacaattactggccgtataaaatttcatctcacacggcatcactgcagagcgcctagaactgtagtacagttctaggcgctctgcagtgatgccgtgtgagatgaaacggaatatgcgcgatataagcctcattgattgattgattgatacctgataccccccaaaaatatataaatcccatgctgttttcaaatacagcgttttgctattcacttcaatataatagtaaataacaatcaagaaataacaaagtcttttaaccacaatttcccagatatttacacttttcgttttgtttcaattcacaccacaaaacatacacttcgccttttgctattcagtctcaagtctaaatgataatagtataaatcataactaattttcttcacatcatcatagacataatgttgcctcacatgttgtttgtacaatcgttggttttcacaataaatattgcattactgtatttgttatcttctttttctttaacaatgtctttccaaaaacaaaactcaaagaccacacaagctattgcaacctactcctatctctcgtctctcttcctgggtacaatggtacctaagacttacattcaaatgcttacatttccatgctacccacattgtcaaaataccaataattattcaaaacaaatgttaagtaccacctaacttcatttcagacccacacccattattatacacacatttcacatttaaaccattagtcggccccctgtcgatatttatcgactaagtaccttgttgttgttgagtcaAATGTGTTGAAAACCAGCCACCGTGATTAGTAACCATTATTTTCCAAGCCCGACCCTTAACCGTATAACGTGCACAGAACAGGAGTTGCTTTCTGCATTGCACTGATGCACAATTTATGAGAAACGAATTGAATGTTGGGGAGGAAATTGTTACATTGTTACATTGTTACATTGTGTACGTTCAAAGGCAGGAAAGACTCGTCGGTCTTACAATAGCTCACAACGCAATCTTAACTTTGTGTTTATTTCCTTGCAAACATACAGTAAAGACAACTTCAGAGGCGACAACCACGGACGCAATTATCGCCATCTCTGACTACATCAGACGAATCTCTGATGCAAAACTGCGAATTTGTTTGTGTGAAGTGTTGTCGAATTGATGTTCGCTTGCTGTGAAAACAAGTTCTGACAAGAAACTTGACAAGGCTGGTCTACTTTATGAAACGTCAAAAAGTTACCTGCAGGTTGTGTTCAAAATCTTAACTTGTGTTCACATGCACAGAGAATCAAACGGACCGTCGAAGCATCTGTTCTAGGAATCCATAATTATCAGATCTTTGCTTAGCCAAATAAGctgaaatctaaacaagttcAAACTAAAACATAGTGACAGCCTGAGTAAGCTCTAAAAATGGCGAACACTTCTGCTGCAGTAACACTGATACAGACACACTCCACGAGCAGTTATTTACAGGATTCGTGGCTGTTCAACGTCACCGGGTACAACGACATCAACACCACCATCGCCAACAACAGCGACAACCTCACTGAGATCTCGACACAGAACAAGCTGTTTCTTCCTTGCAACAATCTGGAAAACTTGGTGGACGAAGCCACGGCGGAACAGGTGGAACGGTTATTCCACCTGACTGCTCTCCCTTTGCTGGAACTCTTTGGTGTGGTGACCAACGTCATCAACTGCCTCGTTTTCGCTCGACAGGGACTGAAGAATAGAATCAACTTGTGTCTCTTCAGCCTCGCTTTGGCTGATATCAGTTTCCTTCTCCTCAGTTTCGCGGCCaagtttttcagttttttgggTCTGTTTGACGAAGATCTTGAAGAATATTGGAGTCAGAAGTATCTGAATACTGTGTTAGGCCCCATGCTGGGAATGATGAACATTTCTAACCTGATGACTATGATCATTTCCTTGGAAAGGTGTATTTGTGTCGTGTCTCCATTCACAGCCAAGAAGTTTCTGAAGACGAAGTAAGTATGAATACAAGAGTTACTTCTTCAAAacgttgttttattttatcatgtatgtgtgtgtgtgtgtgtatgaagttacgtgtgtgtgtgtgtgtgtgtgtgtgtgtgtgtgtgtgtgtgtgtgtgtgtgtgtgtgtgtgtgtgtgtgtgtgtgtgaatgtgtgtgtgcgagaaatttatttcccagagtcaacgttgtgcagactctcttcggtgtccgaacacccccgagTGCTCGCATGCTCACGATAAAGAttccaagttcacagcgaaagtctcagggcttggcaacacaaatacacgcacgcatgaacaaaagagaaaaatgggaagcgccgtatactgtattgcagctcgctttccccaggggaCTTGAAGTCAGCCCCAATTTGCATGAGGGTAACATCACAGGACTATATCAAATCTGATATATACGAGTGTGGTGACGTGTCCACAGGTACATGGCGATCGGAATCAGCATCATGGCGGTGTACGTGCTGGGCTTCTACAGTCTGCTGAACATGAAGTACGTCACGACTCGTCTCACTGACCCCCAAACCAACACGTCACGCTGGCTGTCACGCCTGAGCGACTTCTACCTTGACCAGCGCACGGTGATCGACATCCTGTACAACCACCTGCTGAGTCTGACCATCCCCTGCGTGTCTCTGGCCGTCGTGGTGGTCGCCACCTCCATCACGGTCAACACGCTCCGTACCTCGTTGGCATGGAGACACGAGATGGCCAGCATGCCGACTGCAGGTCAGTGAAGTgaaggggcccggtagctcagttggtagagcccggtagctcagttggtagagcactggacttgtgatcctaggctCGCAGTTtggaatccgggccgggacggacacgggtcaactttatgtgcagactcagagacggtatccatgttccacccccgtgtcactacTGTGgcacgttaaaggcacagtaagcctcccgtaaaccatcacagatactgtcaggcttttacacacagtacaaacaccctttcatttaaacactcaccgattgagaacatcctaggtgccctccgtaaagagcgaacaattttcaaagaatttatttttgcgtggtttatcttacccctgagccatcgtgaacccgtgtgatccagtttccctttttcacaatgtagtcgtcagttagttatttgaatgcgactatttacaatagcacgtttttatgcgcgaaacaaacggctgtggttcacaagaactccagcgatggcttttgactgttgagaggaacggcgatatgcactgataaaccggcgtcgtctgctacgacccttgcgtgaccctacttccgggcttttcttttttcaaactttcacaacttcgaattgtactgatcttgtcttgatgaaaaaagaattcttttatgattaaagaatgtttgtgtaaaaagctgtcaatgtattatttagattttaaaagttaggtctagcgcaaaaacgcaccacggtccaaaaacattttgataatcatcgattcacggctatcgccagtttacatcgatagaatgagacccgaagggaagtaactcatgtttgacctgagttcaggatgggtccaaaaagtgttcgagacaatctgcaaaattaattctttaaaaattgctcgctctttacgtagggcacctaggatgttcccgtttggtgagcgttcaaatggaagggtgtttgtactgtgtgtaaaagcctgacagtatctgtgatggtttaggggaggcttactgtccgagcgtgaattccggtattcataacagccgtccagcaccaaaacgaggcgccattgctgttgaggccaagtccacgaaaataaattctttggaaatttctcacgctcgacagaaagcagccaggatgttcccgttcggtgaccgttcaaatggaagtatgcttgtactatatgtagacgctcggggagctctgtgatggtttacgggaggcttactgtgcctttaaagacccaccttaacacgcatacacctgggtagtgagactctgttgctgctagcttttcactgggaaaaagcgacccgaatttcccagcgatgggacaataaagtaatgaaaatgaaaaactaTAGACATTTTTTTTA from Littorina saxatilis isolate snail1 linkage group LG13, US_GU_Lsax_2.0, whole genome shotgun sequence encodes:
- the LOC138945774 gene encoding FMRFamide peptide receptor frpr-18-like; translated protein: MANTSAAVTLIQTHSTSSYLQDSWLFNVTGYNDINTTIANNSDNLTEISTQNKLFLPCNNLENLVDEATAEQVERLFHLTALPLLELFGVVTNVINCLVFARQGLKNRINLCLFSLALADISFLLLSFAAKFFSFLGLFDEDLEEYWSQKYLNTVLGPMLGMMNISNLMTMIISLERCICVVSPFTAKKFLKTKYMAIGISIMAVYVLGFYSLLNMKYVTTRLTDPQTNTSRWLSRLSDFYLDQRTVIDILYNHLLSLTIPCVSLAVVVVATSITVNTLRTSLAWRHEMASMPTAGERREAGVTKMLSVVCFVYVTTITPSIAQAFVRTLVPGYLPSGKYCNTFVVTQTLAHLCEVTNSSVNFLVYFSMGTRFRATVKDIFRRNGGPDKSILPNAVSLPTISQEL